A window of Gottschalkia purinilytica contains these coding sequences:
- a CDS encoding peroxiredoxin: MSQNNKVKIGEKAPDFKLISTNGEELSLSDFKDKKNIVLYFYPKNNTPGCNNEACEFRDINEEFEKLDTVVIGISKDKIGSHKKFKEKFNLPFDLVSDEARDVHATYDVLKPKKMFGKDVIGTIRSTFVIDKQGNIVKEFRNVKATGHANDVLEYVKQNMK, from the coding sequence TTGAGTCAAAATAATAAAGTAAAAATAGGAGAAAAAGCTCCAGATTTTAAATTAATATCTACTAATGGAGAAGAGTTGTCACTAAGTGACTTTAAAGATAAGAAAAATATTGTGTTATATTTTTATCCTAAAAATAATACTCCAGGGTGTAATAACGAGGCTTGTGAGTTTAGAGATATTAACGAAGAATTTGAAAAATTAGATACAGTAGTAATAGGGATAAGTAAAGATAAGATTGGTAGTCACAAAAAGTTTAAAGAAAAGTTTAATCTTCCATTTGACTTAGTAAGTGACGAAGCTAGAGATGTACATGCAACATATGATGTACTAAAGCCTAAAAAGATGTTCGGAAAAGATGTTATAGGAACCATAAGATCTACGTTTGTTATAGATAAACAAGGTAATATAGTGAAAGAATTTAGAAATGTTAAAGCTACAGGGCATGCAAATGATGTATTAGAATATGTGAAACAAAATATGAAATAA
- a CDS encoding serine hydrolase domain-containing protein, translating to MKESSIKQKLNTTLDKIIDNKKIFGAIANIQSSNNSFSWSKSAGNLNKNSQYAIASITKLYTLAAILKLRATGHLQLEDTLSKYFSKDFLCGLHTYKGIDYSENITIKQLLSHTTGLPDYYTQKGENGKSIFDEVILKDKSLSFDELILMTKKMKPKFKPDEKRKAFYSDINFDILGKIIEIITCKKLNEFFSEAIYEPLNLKDTYLYDVDSKDSFAPIYFKKQILHRPLFIASAFSSGGIVSNAQENMIFLRAFFEGKLFPKEYLEELYIWNRIQWFPLKYGIGMMQCKMSRLMSPLFPAPEIIGHSGSTGTFAFYCPKKDLFITGTINQTTKNPFQLVYRLLNCFD from the coding sequence ATGAAAGAATCTAGTATTAAGCAAAAGTTAAATACTACATTAGATAAAATAATTGATAATAAAAAAATATTTGGAGCAATTGCTAACATTCAATCTAGTAATAATTCTTTTTCATGGTCTAAATCAGCAGGTAACTTAAATAAGAATAGCCAATATGCTATTGCAAGTATAACTAAATTATATACTTTAGCAGCTATACTAAAATTAAGAGCAACTGGACATTTACAATTGGAAGATACTCTTTCTAAATATTTTTCAAAAGATTTTCTTTGTGGTTTGCATACATATAAAGGAATAGATTATTCTGAGAACATTACTATAAAACAACTTTTATCTCATACAACAGGGTTACCAGACTACTATACACAAAAAGGAGAAAATGGGAAAAGTATTTTTGATGAAGTAATTCTAAAAGATAAATCATTGTCTTTTGATGAACTTATATTAATGACTAAGAAAATGAAACCAAAATTCAAACCCGACGAAAAAAGAAAAGCCTTTTATTCAGATATAAACTTCGATATACTAGGTAAAATTATTGAAATTATAACTTGCAAGAAATTGAATGAATTTTTTTCAGAAGCTATATATGAACCATTAAATCTGAAAGATACTTATTTATATGATGTTGATAGTAAAGATAGTTTTGCTCCAATCTATTTTAAAAAACAAATTTTACATAGGCCACTTTTTATAGCATCAGCATTTTCATCAGGGGGTATTGTGTCAAACGCACAAGAAAATATGATTTTTTTGAGGGCATTTTTTGAGGGAAAACTTTTCCCAAAAGAATATTTAGAAGAACTATATATTTGGAATAGGATACAGTGGTTTCCCTTAAAGTACGGTATTGGCATGATGCAATGCAAGATGTCAAGATTAATGTCACCTCTATTTCCTGCTCCTGAAATAATAGGACATAGTGGATCAACAGGAACATTTGCTTTTTATTGTCCTAAAAAAGATTTATTCATAACAGGTACAATTAATCAAACAACTAAAAATCCATTTCAACTTGTGTATAGACTATTAAATTGTTTTGATTAA